In the Polyangia bacterium genome, one interval contains:
- a CDS encoding thiopeptide-type bacteriocin biosynthesis protein — MPYRPCADFVLRAPLLPVTAAADATRRLCAHPLGELAIALGSPALAARLGTPAAARALDRYARRAAFRCTPHGLWSGVMMGRMAAATRVTTGRLPRAHLTLSWGSAAALARALLEDTAHRQGVRLRQSPSLVRDGDSVRWLAMGDGGAEDRQAVCDPRLARLLDTTSDWAPWATVRAVVNGDDSDGADADTDDFLLLLLDDGLLLDDLTPPLLGPPPLDWLRERLSTIDSADEIAQALAVLETQLRASDAPAAETTRRGCPGAAGVDSPLRSSLHAVLVHQPSRPPTLARAAVERAAALAPLLFRLQEALAAPASERLAQNDVAEALSSVVESFGAGALDASALARGDYGVSFGDDADSDGAPADVEPPRPLLTFLLDAIVPALASRRATVELSSRELAAVLGDEGPAPPPTAELFLSPCRVPRGAHPGTGWLLGLHAPAGASWGRFAHALAPALPAALRALDAAERTAFPDQQTLDVAFAPSPALADLCAHSPVRDCALALTSWPAAPTAAITPAGLALCADPAAAVPLSLRQRESRTTVVPAPLGRVRSTTAPAGLWRLLVGWSLFRQHAPWALALGPLADLARLPRICLDGFVINPASWRVPAAVADGTGSAARRALGRWRRQAGLPRVVQVGAEDELLPVDLTRATAADDLRGTDRVWEIWPPLDAVVDDDGRRIEAVIALADQPDSDDERRARAADARLARAMGEVPPPRQRPAADGWITFKLFGVPAHQDRLLGAAVAPAVAAALAAAEIDAWFFLRYRETPGPRPHLRVRVHAAPAGQARFAARLESALGPLRDDGALVAVETAPYFPEGARLGDANAVTAAHQIYQSDSELVTTLLEGLADQHDDQHSDQHGEHDLLADLIRSFDALAAGCGLDASARWRLAIDRRRAVAATITTTRAEVDAEFRLRSRGLRAVLAADDADASAGASTPFALHRRRIADAVSPLSLDARGALLPTLLHLAAVRLLGPDRHAEARAIIFWERTREGLARAR; from the coding sequence GTGCCGTATCGCCCTTGCGCTGACTTCGTGCTGCGTGCGCCGCTGTTGCCGGTGACCGCCGCAGCCGACGCCACCCGGCGCTTGTGCGCGCACCCGCTGGGCGAGCTGGCCATCGCGCTCGGCAGCCCCGCTCTGGCTGCGCGCCTTGGCACCCCGGCGGCGGCACGCGCCCTCGATCGCTATGCCCGCCGAGCGGCGTTTCGCTGCACACCGCACGGACTTTGGTCGGGCGTGATGATGGGGCGCATGGCCGCCGCCACGCGCGTCACCACCGGCCGACTGCCCCGCGCGCACCTGACGCTGTCCTGGGGATCAGCGGCGGCGCTGGCCCGCGCGCTGCTGGAGGATACCGCTCACCGCCAGGGCGTGCGGCTGCGCCAGTCGCCGTCGCTGGTGCGCGACGGCGACAGCGTTCGGTGGCTGGCCATGGGCGACGGCGGCGCGGAGGATCGCCAGGCCGTCTGCGACCCCAGATTGGCGCGGCTTTTGGACACCACCAGCGATTGGGCGCCGTGGGCGACGGTGCGCGCGGTGGTCAATGGCGACGACAGCGACGGAGCCGACGCGGACACCGACGACTTCTTGTTGTTGCTGCTCGACGACGGTTTGCTGCTGGACGATCTGACGCCGCCGCTGCTGGGACCGCCGCCGCTCGACTGGCTGCGCGAGCGGTTGTCGACGATCGATTCGGCGGATGAGATCGCCCAAGCGCTGGCAGTGCTTGAAACGCAGCTGCGCGCCAGCGACGCGCCCGCCGCTGAAACAACCCGACGGGGGTGCCCGGGCGCAGCCGGCGTTGATTCACCTTTGCGTTCATCCCTTCACGCGGTGCTGGTTCATCAGCCTTCGCGGCCGCCGACGCTGGCACGCGCCGCGGTCGAGCGGGCCGCCGCACTGGCGCCACTTCTTTTTCGCTTGCAAGAAGCCCTGGCTGCGCCGGCCAGCGAACGCCTGGCCCAAAACGACGTCGCCGAGGCGCTGAGCAGCGTGGTCGAAAGCTTCGGCGCCGGGGCGCTGGACGCGAGCGCCCTGGCCCGCGGCGACTATGGCGTGTCGTTCGGCGATGACGCCGACAGCGACGGCGCGCCGGCCGATGTCGAGCCACCGCGGCCGTTGCTGACATTTCTGCTGGACGCCATCGTGCCGGCGCTGGCATCTCGACGCGCCACCGTCGAGTTATCTTCGCGCGAGTTAGCCGCCGTGCTGGGCGACGAAGGCCCCGCGCCACCACCAACCGCCGAGCTGTTCTTGAGCCCGTGCCGCGTGCCGCGCGGCGCGCATCCGGGGACCGGCTGGCTGCTGGGGCTGCACGCGCCCGCCGGCGCCAGCTGGGGACGCTTCGCGCACGCGCTGGCACCGGCGTTGCCCGCGGCGCTGCGCGCGCTCGACGCCGCCGAGCGCACGGCGTTTCCCGATCAGCAAACCCTGGACGTGGCGTTCGCTCCGTCGCCAGCGCTGGCCGATCTGTGCGCGCACTCGCCGGTGCGCGACTGCGCCCTCGCCCTGACCAGCTGGCCAGCGGCGCCGACCGCCGCGATAACACCGGCGGGACTGGCTTTGTGCGCCGATCCAGCGGCGGCGGTTCCCCTGTCGCTGCGCCAGCGCGAATCGCGCACGACGGTGGTGCCGGCGCCGCTCGGCCGGGTGCGATCGACCACTGCACCGGCCGGCCTTTGGCGGCTCCTGGTCGGATGGAGTTTGTTCCGACAGCACGCGCCCTGGGCGCTGGCCCTGGGTCCGCTGGCCGATCTGGCGCGGCTGCCGCGCATCTGCCTGGACGGCTTCGTGATCAACCCGGCCAGCTGGCGGGTACCGGCGGCGGTCGCTGACGGGACAGGTTCAGCGGCGCGGCGCGCGCTTGGCCGTTGGCGACGCCAGGCCGGCCTTCCCCGCGTGGTCCAGGTCGGCGCCGAGGACGAGCTGCTGCCGGTCGATCTGACCCGTGCGACCGCCGCCGACGATCTGCGCGGCACCGATCGGGTCTGGGAGATCTGGCCGCCGCTCGACGCGGTCGTTGACGACGACGGCCGGCGCATCGAGGCGGTGATCGCCCTCGCCGATCAGCCGGACAGCGACGACGAACGCCGCGCGCGCGCGGCCGACGCGCGCCTTGCCCGCGCGATGGGCGAGGTGCCGCCACCACGGCAGCGACCGGCGGCGGACGGATGGATCACGTTCAAGTTGTTCGGCGTGCCGGCGCACCAGGACCGCCTGCTCGGCGCTGCCGTGGCGCCCGCCGTCGCCGCGGCGCTGGCCGCCGCCGAGATCGACGCCTGGTTTTTCCTGCGCTACCGCGAGACGCCCGGACCGCGGCCCCACCTGCGCGTGCGCGTCCACGCCGCACCGGCCGGTCAAGCGCGTTTCGCTGCGCGCCTTGAATCGGCGCTTGGTCCGCTGCGTGACGACGGTGCGCTGGTCGCCGTCGAGACCGCACCCTATTTCCCCGAAGGCGCGCGTCTTGGTGACGCGAACGCGGTGACCGCCGCCCACCAGATCTATCAATCGGACAGCGAGCTCGTGACCACGCTGCTGGAAGGTCTCGCCGACCAGCACGATGACCAGCACAGCGATCAGCACGGCGAGCACGACCTGCTGGCAGACTTGATCCGCAGCTTCGATGCGCTGGCCGCCGGCTGCGGTCTGGACGCCAGCGCCCGCTGGAGGCTGGCCATCGATCGCCGCCGCGCCGTGGCCGCCACCATCACCACCACGCGTGCCGAGGTCGACGCTGAATTTCGCCTTCGCTCACGCGGCCTGCGCGCCGTCCTCGCCGCCGACGACGCGGACGCCTCGGCCGGCGCAAGCACGCCATTCGCCCTCCACCGGCGCCGCATCGCCGACGCCGTGTCGCCGCTGTCGCTCGACGCCCGTGGGGCGCTGCTGCCGACGTTGCTTCACCTGGCCGCCGTCCGCCTGCTTGGCCCCGACCGCCACGCCGAAGCGCGCGCCATCATCTTTTGGGAACGCACGCGCGAAGGCCTGGCCCGCGCCCGCTGA
- a CDS encoding beta-1,3-glucanase family protein — MAPKLRNWPTFSLWICLVGCGSGGSIGPSKDAGATGGGGGGAPTGEGGSDGGRDQASIDEGEGDTAPVDVTVAGQDAMDVYMVDRPTDAPGILIHVANGCPFDLWIHGEGTGAVLMPDAVQLKTGATQDYVAPEAWPSARVTAYLDAPLKDLADKVEMTLEKKLDLGELKKVINYNITYVDWLALPMEMLAFGTGDDCKQVGCYVPESQVLAGCPDGLLSGKRCLSAGNFCADPTNQANAYCHMVDPKIAQCAQDAQKYPLCAGAAGSTTPQVFGCSGAFFSQSPKWCAALNRGMLEDPDNGDISLYYKNEPFNTYAKWVHGVCPGIYAFPYDDYGKTNESGFHSCTGGTQLNITFCPAG, encoded by the coding sequence ATGGCCCCGAAGTTAAGAAATTGGCCCACGTTCAGCCTGTGGATTTGCCTGGTCGGATGCGGCAGCGGTGGCAGCATCGGTCCCAGCAAGGACGCCGGTGCGACCGGCGGCGGCGGTGGCGGCGCGCCGACCGGCGAGGGCGGCAGCGACGGCGGGCGCGATCAGGCCAGCATCGACGAGGGGGAGGGCGACACCGCACCGGTGGACGTCACCGTCGCGGGTCAGGATGCGATGGACGTCTACATGGTCGATCGTCCAACGGACGCGCCCGGAATCCTGATCCACGTGGCCAACGGCTGTCCGTTCGATCTGTGGATCCACGGCGAGGGAACCGGCGCCGTGTTGATGCCCGACGCCGTTCAGCTGAAGACCGGCGCCACCCAGGATTACGTGGCGCCCGAGGCCTGGCCATCGGCGCGCGTGACGGCGTACCTGGACGCGCCGCTCAAAGATCTTGCCGACAAGGTCGAGATGACGCTGGAGAAGAAGCTTGATCTGGGCGAGCTCAAGAAGGTCATCAACTACAACATCACGTACGTCGACTGGCTGGCGCTGCCGATGGAGATGCTGGCCTTCGGCACCGGCGACGACTGCAAACAGGTCGGCTGTTATGTCCCCGAATCACAGGTGCTGGCCGGTTGCCCCGACGGATTGCTGTCCGGCAAGCGGTGTCTTTCGGCAGGGAACTTCTGCGCCGATCCCACCAATCAGGCCAACGCCTATTGCCACATGGTCGACCCCAAGATCGCCCAGTGCGCGCAGGACGCGCAGAAATACCCACTGTGCGCCGGCGCCGCCGGTTCGACCACGCCGCAGGTGTTTGGCTGTTCGGGCGCGTTCTTCAGCCAAAGCCCGAAGTGGTGCGCGGCCCTCAACCGGGGAATGCTGGAGGATCCGGACAACGGCGACATCTCGCTTTACTACAAGAACGAACCGTTCAACACGTACGCCAAATGGGTGCACGGCGTCTGTCCCGGCATCTATGCGTTTCCCTACGACGACTACGGCAAGACCAACGAGAGCGGATTCCACAGCTGCACCGGCGGTACGCAGCTGAACATCACGTTCTGCCCGGCCGGTTGA
- a CDS encoding RNA polymerase sigma factor — translation MRKGSVQRTLSAVGSSCAETPAWQTEKELVQQCVAGDQSAWRALYDRHYGDVDRLVSALGITDSEGDDLCQEIFLLIYRSLPSFRGEAQLGSWIYRLATREAIRFAKRRRLRKKLAEIFVRERKPRLPPDWAETEAGRRHYLEQVLSLLSPERRLVLVLSEIEGLPVSEIARIADCAENTVWTRLHRARLDLAKMAEGGVP, via the coding sequence GTGAGGAAGGGAAGCGTCCAACGCACCCTGTCGGCTGTCGGGTCGTCCTGCGCGGAGACGCCGGCCTGGCAGACCGAAAAGGAACTGGTGCAACAGTGCGTCGCCGGCGATCAAAGCGCCTGGCGGGCGCTATACGATCGCCACTACGGCGACGTCGATCGCCTGGTGTCGGCGCTGGGCATCACCGATTCGGAAGGCGACGACCTCTGCCAGGAAATTTTCCTGCTGATTTATCGCAGCCTGCCCAGCTTTCGCGGCGAAGCTCAGCTGGGCAGCTGGATCTACCGGCTGGCCACGCGCGAGGCGATCCGCTTCGCCAAGCGCCGCCGCCTGCGCAAGAAGCTGGCGGAGATTTTTGTTCGTGAGCGCAAACCACGTTTGCCGCCGGACTGGGCCGAGACGGAGGCCGGCCGGCGGCATTACCTAGAACAAGTCTTGTCGCTGCTGTCCCCCGAGCGGCGATTGGTCCTGGTGCTATCCGAAATCGAAGGCCTTCCGGTGAGCGAGATCGCCCGCATCGCTGACTGTGCAGAGAACACGGTCTGGACACGGTTGCATCGCGCCCGCCTGGACCTGGCCAAGATGGCGGAAGGGGGCGTCCCATGA
- a CDS encoding FecR family protein, with translation MKEPRWLEDSEKAAHQVLRRSLDETPHWVHSEVRQRRLWTRVADAANSVRATRRAFRTGALAASALTVLFVGALELGRWQFGNDDAPTTTAGVAVATPRPPAVVPSGDEGTSTPPAPATASAPQPSEVIETSANERRIRDLRQSARAEIQPSSVLALDDLGRPSVRKGQVRFQVAHQPPGQRFSVRFGGYVAVVVGTRFVVNVHDAKLALSVEEGTVEIWRGDARVARVTRGQSWSSGEPGVVETLVRARPHAAIATEPALAAARAETDPHRALGLYNVLAQGKGPCAENALYEMAAIYQDKLGQPRDALATWQRYRARFPSGLLRIEADLSIVDTLASLGDNRGALSEASAFLRRYPQTERRGEVARVAGDLARAHGDCRAAVDFYSLVLASQPDASDADDAAFGRADCLHTQGAATASEALRGYLSQHPRGRHSGEARRLAAEF, from the coding sequence ATGAAAGAACCGCGTTGGCTGGAGGACAGTGAAAAGGCCGCGCACCAGGTGCTGCGACGGTCGTTGGACGAAACGCCGCACTGGGTGCACTCAGAGGTGCGGCAGCGGCGCCTGTGGACCCGGGTCGCCGATGCCGCCAACAGCGTGCGGGCCACGCGCCGCGCTTTCCGCACGGGCGCGCTGGCGGCGTCGGCGTTGACCGTGCTGTTCGTCGGCGCGCTGGAGCTCGGCCGCTGGCAGTTCGGCAATGACGACGCCCCGACGACGACCGCGGGGGTGGCGGTGGCAACGCCGCGGCCGCCCGCGGTGGTGCCGAGTGGCGACGAAGGGACGTCGACGCCGCCGGCGCCCGCCACGGCCAGCGCGCCGCAACCCAGTGAGGTGATCGAGACCAGCGCCAACGAGCGCCGCATTCGCGACCTGCGCCAGAGCGCGCGAGCGGAGATCCAGCCGTCGTCCGTGCTGGCGCTGGACGACCTCGGCCGCCCGTCGGTGCGCAAGGGCCAGGTGCGGTTTCAGGTCGCGCACCAACCACCGGGGCAGCGTTTCTCCGTACGCTTCGGCGGTTACGTCGCCGTCGTGGTCGGCACCCGTTTCGTGGTCAACGTTCACGACGCCAAGCTGGCCTTGTCGGTCGAAGAAGGCACGGTCGAGATCTGGCGCGGCGACGCGCGCGTGGCCCGCGTGACCCGCGGCCAGTCGTGGTCCAGCGGCGAGCCTGGCGTGGTCGAGACGCTGGTGCGGGCCCGCCCGCACGCCGCCATCGCGACGGAACCGGCGCTGGCCGCCGCCCGCGCCGAGACCGATCCCCACCGCGCGCTGGGCTTGTACAATGTGTTGGCTCAGGGCAAAGGTCCCTGCGCCGAGAACGCCCTTTACGAAATGGCCGCTATCTATCAGGACAAGCTTGGCCAGCCGCGCGACGCCCTGGCCACCTGGCAGCGCTATCGCGCGCGTTTCCCCAGCGGCTTGCTGCGCATCGAGGCCGATCTGTCCATCGTCGATACGCTGGCCAGCCTGGGCGACAACCGCGGGGCTCTGTCGGAAGCCAGCGCCTTCCTCAGACGCTATCCGCAGACGGAACGCCGAGGCGAAGTGGCACGCGTGGCCGGCGATCTGGCGCGCGCCCACGGCGACTGCCGCGCGGCGGTGGATTTCTATTCTCTGGTGCTGGCCAGCCAACCGGACGCGTCCGACGCCGATGACGCCGCCTTCGGACGCGCCGACTGCCTTCACACCCAGGGCGCAGCGACCGCCAGCGAAGCGTTGCGCGGCTACCTCAGCCAGCACCCCCGCGGCCGTCACAGCGGCGAGGCCCGTCGCCTGGCCGCGGAGTTCTAG
- a CDS encoding putative metal-binding motif-containing protein: MQHGSTLPTRSTGGIFAGARAPGLSAALVVLASLVASPAWAKQDGIGAQGCVGCHRGGKETTPTLDAGVASAALGATITITVTIPAVNGPAAGMYLYTNGKGTLAVIAGEGTKMNGDGITHSTPKRGTGSSITFHVNWTAPTTPGGVTFDVWVLSANGDGTSNGDGDGHAYLALTYGCDGNNYYDDGDNDGYGSMAFPAIRDCAKPMYFSDNNTDCNDYNDKIHPGAMEICNGKDDNCNGMIDEGLPIDKYYTDNDGDGYGAGSMFIMACGVSKGYGAGNMDCNDNDPTVYPSAPELCNFKDDNCNGMIDEGARTYCGTGWCRRAADGCGAEVVCTPGKPRPEQCNAFDDDCDGVIDNGDNLCDGGKVCVEGYCVPPGTKPPTTTPVTSSDGGIVGSPTTTPTPTNHLDETGGCNVGGGRPMVATATLVELGLLGLAMMRRRRRRADHC; this comes from the coding sequence GTGCAGCACGGTTCGACGCTTCCGACGCGATCCACTGGCGGTATTTTCGCTGGCGCGCGCGCGCCGGGCCTGTCGGCGGCGCTGGTGGTGCTCGCTTCGCTGGTCGCCTCGCCGGCGTGGGCCAAGCAGGACGGCATCGGCGCGCAGGGCTGCGTGGGCTGCCACCGCGGCGGCAAGGAGACCACGCCGACGCTGGACGCGGGCGTGGCCTCGGCGGCGCTGGGCGCCACCATCACCATCACAGTGACCATCCCAGCGGTCAACGGGCCGGCGGCGGGCATGTACCTTTACACCAACGGCAAGGGCACCCTGGCGGTGATCGCCGGCGAGGGTACGAAGATGAACGGCGACGGCATCACGCATTCGACGCCCAAGCGCGGGACTGGCAGCTCCATCACCTTCCACGTGAACTGGACCGCGCCCACCACGCCCGGCGGCGTCACCTTCGACGTCTGGGTTCTCTCGGCCAACGGCGACGGCACCAGCAACGGCGACGGCGACGGGCACGCGTACCTGGCGTTGACGTACGGCTGCGACGGCAACAATTATTACGACGACGGCGACAACGACGGCTACGGGTCGATGGCCTTCCCGGCCATCCGCGACTGCGCCAAGCCGATGTACTTTTCGGACAACAACACCGACTGCAATGACTACAACGACAAGATCCATCCCGGGGCGATGGAGATCTGCAACGGCAAGGACGACAACTGCAACGGAATGATCGACGAAGGCCTGCCCATCGACAAGTACTACACGGACAACGACGGCGACGGATACGGAGCCGGCTCGATGTTCATCATGGCCTGCGGCGTGAGCAAGGGATATGGCGCGGGCAACATGGATTGCAACGACAACGACCCCACGGTCTATCCGAGCGCGCCCGAGCTGTGCAATTTCAAGGACGACAACTGCAACGGCATGATCGACGAGGGCGCGCGCACGTACTGCGGCACGGGCTGGTGCCGACGCGCCGCCGACGGCTGTGGCGCCGAGGTTGTCTGCACGCCGGGCAAACCGCGTCCTGAACAGTGCAACGCCTTCGACGACGACTGCGACGGCGTCATCGATAATGGCGACAACCTTTGCGACGGCGGCAAGGTCTGCGTCGAGGGATACTGCGTGCCGCCCGGGACCAAGCCGCCCACCACCACGCCGGTCACGTCGTCGGACGGTGGAATTGTCGGCTCGCCGACGACGACGCCCACGCCGACCAATCACCTGGATGAGACCGGCGGCTGCAACGTGGGCGGCGGTCGACCGATGGTGGCGACGGCAACTTTGGTCGAGCTAGGGCTGCTGGGCCTGGCGATGATGCGCCGGCGCCGGCGCCGCGCCGATCATTGTTAG
- a CDS encoding histidine phosphatase family protein — protein sequence MRKLYLLRHGETEFSRRDRFCGDIDAALTAEGEAMADAFAAAHAQIPWRAIITSTRRRTMQTASPITVAAAIAPSVDGRLDEIFYGDWQGKSKQEVAARDVHRYRLWLENPSLGVPGGESVAAVADRAAALVTELSERVDDGNLLLVGHKTVLRTLICRLTGLDLRHYRKIPQPVGGLTEIDLGPEVRIRRLADVSYLPPHLQALAQATTVVPPTTPELQAITGGQSRAA from the coding sequence ATGCGAAAGCTTTATCTACTGCGACATGGCGAGACCGAATTCAGCCGGCGAGACCGGTTCTGCGGCGACATTGACGCCGCCCTGACCGCCGAGGGCGAGGCGATGGCCGACGCCTTCGCCGCAGCGCACGCGCAGATCCCCTGGCGAGCCATCATCACCAGCACCCGCCGTCGCACCATGCAGACGGCCAGTCCGATCACCGTCGCTGCCGCAATCGCCCCCAGCGTCGACGGGCGTCTGGACGAAATTTTCTACGGCGACTGGCAGGGCAAGTCCAAGCAAGAGGTGGCCGCGCGCGACGTTCATCGTTACCGGCTGTGGCTGGAAAATCCGTCGCTGGGCGTCCCGGGTGGCGAATCGGTGGCGGCGGTGGCGGATCGGGCAGCAGCCCTGGTGACTGAACTCAGCGAACGGGTGGACGACGGCAACCTGTTGCTGGTCGGGCACAAGACGGTGCTGCGCACGTTGATCTGCCGGCTGACCGGCCTCGACCTGCGCCACTACCGCAAGATCCCACAGCCGGTCGGCGGCCTCACCGAGATCGATCTCGGGCCCGAGGTACGAATTCGCCGCCTGGCCGACGTCAGCTATTTGCCGCCGCACCTGCAGGCCCTGGCGCAGGCCACGACGGTCGTGCCACCGACCACGCCCGAATTGCAGGCAATCACCGGCGGTCAGTCGCGCGCTGCCTAG
- the hemW gene encoding radical SAM family heme chaperone HemW: MRRIREEDAGAARPGGGTRTGEMIAAGGRSGSSTVDATLSAPGAIADVGHGALLPGLPLGVYVHFPYCGVRCPYCDFAVEVAAEVPHDAYADAVVAEIAARRAWFADAAALVSIYFGGGTPGLWRPSALGRVVAAVRAAFGDPDAAALEITVEANPGEIDAAALGALRVAGVNRLSLGLQALDDRLLRALGRNHDAAAGPAAVAAARAAGFDNLSIDLMFGVPGQTEDDWKRAVDAALALRPEHVSAYALTIERGTPFGSLARAGRLPRPDDEATAAMFEWARAALSAAGIDQYEISSYARPGRRARHNGLYWAGAPYLGVGASASSFRPLANGSGWRFANPRATATYLASAKGGGGSPRPVHVERRSRSDLENEALWLRLRTTEGVDRAAHAARYGRDPLDGRVWAVQGCVTAGWLRVDDARLTLTPQGLLFADEVATRLWFDR, encoded by the coding sequence GTGCGCCGAATACGTGAAGAAGATGCCGGCGCCGCCCGCCCCGGCGGCGGCACCCGCACCGGCGAAATGATCGCTGCCGGCGGCCGAAGCGGATCGTCGACGGTCGACGCCACGCTGTCCGCCCCGGGCGCCATCGCCGACGTCGGCCACGGCGCCCTTCTGCCCGGCCTGCCGCTGGGCGTGTACGTTCACTTCCCGTACTGCGGCGTGCGCTGTCCGTACTGCGATTTCGCCGTCGAGGTGGCCGCCGAAGTTCCCCACGACGCTTATGCCGACGCGGTGGTGGCGGAGATCGCCGCCCGGCGCGCCTGGTTCGCCGACGCGGCGGCGCTGGTGTCGATCTATTTCGGCGGCGGCACGCCCGGGCTGTGGCGGCCATCGGCGCTGGGGCGGGTGGTGGCGGCGGTGCGGGCGGCCTTCGGCGATCCGGATGCGGCGGCGCTGGAGATCACCGTCGAGGCCAATCCGGGCGAGATCGACGCCGCTGCGCTGGGGGCTCTGCGCGTCGCCGGGGTCAATCGCCTCTCGCTGGGGTTGCAGGCGCTTGACGATCGTTTGCTGCGGGCGCTCGGTCGCAATCACGACGCGGCGGCCGGTCCGGCGGCGGTGGCGGCGGCGCGCGCGGCGGGGTTCGACAATCTTTCGATCGATCTGATGTTTGGCGTGCCGGGGCAAACCGAGGACGACTGGAAGCGCGCCGTCGACGCGGCGCTGGCTCTGCGACCCGAGCACGTCTCGGCCTACGCCTTGACCATCGAGCGCGGAACGCCGTTCGGTTCTCTGGCCCGCGCCGGCCGCCTGCCTCGCCCCGACGACGAAGCGACGGCGGCAATGTTCGAGTGGGCACGGGCGGCGCTGAGCGCCGCCGGGATCGATCAGTACGAGATCTCCAGCTACGCGCGGCCTGGACGCCGGGCGCGCCACAACGGGCTTTACTGGGCGGGCGCGCCGTATCTGGGCGTGGGCGCTTCGGCGTCGTCGTTTCGACCGCTGGCCAACGGCAGCGGCTGGCGCTTCGCCAACCCGCGGGCCACGGCGACGTACCTGGCGTCGGCCAAGGGGGGCGGCGGCAGCCCGCGTCCGGTTCACGTCGAACGGCGCAGCCGAAGCGATCTGGAAAACGAGGCGCTGTGGCTGCGGCTGCGCACCACCGAAGGTGTCGACCGCGCGGCCCACGCCGCCCGATACGGGCGCGATCCGCTCGACGGGCGCGTGTGGGCCGTCCAAGGATGCGTCACCGCCGGCTGGCTTCGCGTCGACGACGCCCGCCTGACGCTGACGCCGCAAGGTTTGTTGTTCGCCGACGAGGTGGCGACCCGTCTGTGGTTCGACCGCTAG
- the gltX gene encoding glutamate--tRNA ligase → MSAFGPPAAGDRPVRVRIAPSPTGDPHVGTAYIALFNYAFAKKHGGKFLLRIEDTDRARSTPESEAAILRALHWVGLGWNEGPDIGGPHGPYRQSERLPIYQREVAVLMESGAAYRCFCTAERLEAVRHEQRRQGLFVGYDGLCRGRPRAEADARVAAGEPFVVRMAMPRTGETVFVDRLRGEVKFENAQIDDQILLKTDGFPTYHLANVVDDHLMEITHVIRAEEWLSSTPKHAQLYRAFGWQAPEWVHMPLLRNPDKSKISKRKNPVSLDYYRDAGFLPEALLNYLGTMGWSIAGDREKFTLDEMVAAFSFDRVSLGGPVFDLVKLSAMNADYLRALDDGEIVRRLHLWRLADDRLRALVPLVRERMQRLDEFFPLTDFFFSGDLDYTPVMKELAIKERPPKQIADALLLFCEGLDTQRDVTPAGLEAFTRAFCQQNNWSTKELFMLLRLAATAKKATPPLFETLAGLGRELTRRRLRLCAEYVKKMPAPPAPAAAPAPAK, encoded by the coding sequence ATGTCTGCATTCGGTCCTCCCGCTGCCGGTGATCGTCCCGTTCGCGTGCGCATCGCGCCGTCGCCCACCGGCGATCCGCACGTGGGGACGGCGTACATCGCGCTTTTCAACTACGCCTTCGCCAAGAAACACGGCGGCAAGTTCTTGCTGCGCATCGAGGACACCGACCGTGCGCGCTCGACGCCCGAGTCGGAGGCGGCCATCCTGCGCGCGCTGCACTGGGTTGGTCTTGGCTGGAACGAAGGGCCGGACATCGGCGGCCCGCACGGTCCCTATCGCCAGTCCGAGCGTCTGCCGATCTACCAGCGCGAAGTGGCCGTCCTGATGGAAAGCGGCGCCGCCTATCGTTGCTTTTGCACCGCCGAACGTCTGGAAGCGGTTCGCCACGAGCAGCGCCGACAGGGTTTGTTCGTCGGCTACGATGGCCTGTGCCGTGGCCGTCCGCGCGCCGAGGCGGATGCGCGCGTCGCCGCCGGCGAGCCGTTCGTCGTGCGCATGGCCATGCCCCGCACCGGCGAGACCGTCTTCGTCGATCGCCTGCGCGGCGAAGTGAAGTTCGAGAACGCCCAGATCGACGACCAGATCCTGCTCAAGACCGACGGCTTTCCGACCTACCACCTGGCCAACGTCGTCGACGATCACCTGATGGAGATCACCCACGTCATTCGCGCCGAAGAATGGCTGTCGTCGACGCCCAAGCACGCCCAGCTTTACCGGGCGTTCGGCTGGCAGGCGCCCGAGTGGGTGCACATGCCGCTTTTGCGCAACCCGGACAAGTCGAAGATCTCCAAGCGCAAGAACCCTGTATCGCTGGACTACTACCGCGACGCCGGCTTTCTGCCGGAGGCCCTGCTGAACTATCTCGGAACGATGGGCTGGTCGATCGCCGGCGACCGCGAAAAGTTCACTCTGGACGAGATGGTGGCGGCGTTTTCGTTTGATCGGGTCAGCCTGGGCGGGCCGGTGTTCGATCTGGTCAAGCTGTCGGCGATGAACGCGGATTACCTGCGCGCCCTCGACGACGGGGAGATCGTGCGGCGCCTGCACCTGTGGCGGCTGGCCGATGATCGCTTGCGCGCGCTGGTACCGCTGGTGCGCGAGCGCATGCAGCGCCTGGACGAATTTTTTCCGCTGACCGATTTTTTCTTTTCGGGCGACCTCGACTACACGCCGGTGATGAAAGAGCTGGCGATCAAGGAACGCCCGCCCAAGCAGATCGCGGACGCGCTGCTTTTGTTCTGCGAGGGCCTGGACACCCAGCGCGACGTCACGCCGGCCGGTCTGGAGGCGTTCACCCGCGCGTTCTGCCAGCAGAACAACTGGTCGACGAAAGAATTGTTCATGCTCCTGCGCCTGGCGGCGACGGCGAAGAAGGCCACGCCGCCGCTGTTTGAAACGCTGGCTGGCCTCGGGCGCGAGCTGACCCGCCGCCGGCTGCGCCTGTGCGCCGAATACGTGAAGAAGATGCCGGCGCCGCCCGCCCCGGCGGCGGCACCCGCACCGGCGAAATGA